A part of Macaca mulatta isolate MMU2019108-1 chromosome 12, T2T-MMU8v2.0, whole genome shotgun sequence genomic DNA contains:
- the RPL37A gene encoding large ribosomal subunit protein eL43 has product MAKRTKKVGIVGKYGTRYGASLRKMVKKIEISQHAKYTCSFCGKTKMKRRAVGIWHCGSCMKTVAGGAWTYNTTSAVTVKSAIRRLKELKDQ; this is encoded by the exons ATG GCCAAACGTACCAAGAAAGTCGGGATCGTCGGTAAATACGGGACGCGCTATGGGGCCTCCCTCCGGAAAATGgtgaagaaaattgaaatcagCCAGCACGCCAAGTACACTTGCTCTTTCTGTGGCAAA ACCAAGATGAAGAGACGAGCTGTGGGGATCTGGCACTGTGGTTCCTGCATGAAGACAGTGGCCGGCGGTGCCTGGACATACAA TACCACTTCCGCTGTCACGGTAAAGTCCGCCATCAGAAGACTGAAGGAGTTGAAAGACCAGTAG